One genomic window of Cygnus olor isolate bCygOlo1 chromosome 3, bCygOlo1.pri.v2, whole genome shotgun sequence includes the following:
- the LOC121068789 gene encoding adhesion G protein-coupled receptor F4-like isoform X2 has translation MDVRVAHCLLLWAVHFFPAAPRVAPRVLSKESKTGNLQDGCRNLIPCEVSGAICIQPCSPSFHGEMSFVCKDRKWQMFIDACANLDVQSLFQRISEREPLPSSGGHVSVAGGHLPFVGAGKPVHGKPGDEAKHFGADDHGNSNCQADFSCIIPDILSSPAIPGNIADIVELLQNISLMLSENVNRGKMQSYSRIANHILNSSIISNWAFVRDRNASSTLLDSVNLFAGKLLLRNGSESIQEHFISTKGYSIYKNTSGKNFDFSMELNKTSNISGHVVIPEEELLKLPKTSKAISIAFPTLGAIIETSRLDPVFVNGMVLSVSLPEELQHILLTFEKVNKLENVKAQCVGWHSAERRWDSKACKMKSDNISSVVCMCKHHRRTFKSFSILMSPTMLRNVVLDYITCVGLGLSIFSLVLCLTIETVVWHHVTKTEITYMRHFCLVNIATSLLTADILFIVAAIVHNTALNYRLCVAATFFLHFFYLALFFWMFTLGLLILYGLLLVFFTITRSAFIATAFSIGYGCPLLISILTVAITEPKNGYLRSGACWLNWYETKALLAFVVPALGIIVVNLAVVVVVVVKMGRPSIGDGCKSQDLSNMIRISKNVALLTPLLGLTWGFGLAIIIDSHSLAFHVTFALLNAFQGFFILLFGTLLDRKTREALKKNCLSSKRKCSLAKS, from the exons ATGGATGTGAGGGTGGCCCACTGCCTGCTCCTTTGGGCTGTGCACTTCTTCCCGGCTGCACCACGCGTTGCTCCCAGG GTTCTCAGCAAGGAGTCAAAGACTGGTAATCTGCAAG atggGTGTAGAAATCTGATTCCCTGTGAAGTTAGTGGAGCTATCTGTATTCAGCCTTGTTCTCCCTCCTTCCATGGAGAGATGAGTTTTGTCTGCAAAGATAGAAAGTGGCAAATGTTCATAGATGCCTGTGCAAATCTGGATGTTCAGTCACTTTTTCAG aGGATTTCTGAACGTGAACCTCTTCCAAGTTCTGGAGGACATGTTAGTGTTGCTGGAGGACACCTGCCCTTTGTAGGAGCAGGAAAGCCAGTGCACGGGAAGCCAGGAgatgaagcaaaacattttggtgCTGATGACCATGGGAATAGCAACTGCCAAGCTGATTTTTCATGCATCATCCCAGATATCCTGTCTTCACCAGCAATTCCAGGAAACATTGCTGATATAGTGGAATTGCTACAGAATATTTCCCTGATGTTGTCAGAAAATGTCAATAGAGGAAAAATGCAG agTTACAGCAGGATAGCAAACCATATTCTGAACAGCTCCATCATTTCCAACTGGGCTTTTGTCAGAGACAGAAATGCCAGTTCAACATTACTGGACTCAGTGAACTTATTTGCTGGGAAACTTCTTCTAAGGAATGGGTCGGAAAGTATACAGGAACACTTCATCTCTACTAAAGGCTAcagcatatataaaaatacttcagggaAGAACTTTGATTTTTCTATGGAGTTGAATAAGACAAGCAATATAAGTGGGCACGTGGTCATTCCAGAAGAAGAACTTTTGAAGTTACCTAAGACTTCCAAAGCAATCAGCATTGCATTTCCCACACTTGGAGCCATTATAGAAACCAGCCGCTTGGACCCTGTTTTTGTGAACGGAATGGTTTTATCTGTGTCTCTTCCAGAAGAGCTTCAGCATATTTTGCTCACCTTTGAAAAGGTGAATAAACTGGAGAATGTCAAGGCTCAGTGCGTTGGATGGCACTCTGCTGAGAGGAGATGGGATAGCAAGGCATGTAAAATGAAGTCAGACAACATCAGCAGTGTTGTTTGTATGTGCAAGCACCACCGCCGGACGTTCAAATCCTTCTCCATTTTGATGTCCCCCACCATGCTGCGAAATGTGGTGTTGGATTACATTACATGTGTGGGGTTAGGCCTTTCTATTTTCAGCTTGGTTCTGTGCCTTACCATTGAGACTGTTGTCTGGCATCACGTTACAAAAACTGAGATAACCTACATGCGCCATTTTTGTTTGGTGAACATAGCTACGTCACTTCTTACTGCTGATATTTTATTCATTGTAGCAGCTATTGTGCACAACACAGCCCTGAACTACCGGCTGTGTGTAGCAGccacttttttccttcactttttctatcttgccttgtttttttgGATGTTTACCCTGGGTCTCTTGATTCTCTATGGATTGTTATTAGTTTTTTTTACGATAACAAGATCTGCGTTCATAGCTACAGCATTCTCTATTGGATATGGATGTCCATTGCTCATATCTATCCTCACTGTTGCTATTACTGAACCTAAAAATGGATATTTAAGGAGTGGAGCCTGCTGGCTCAACTGGTATGAGACGAAAGCCCTTTTGGCCTTTGTCGTACCTGCTCTGGGCATCATTGTTGTCAATTtggcagtggtggtggtggttgtggtgAAGATGGGAAGACCCTCTATTGGAGATGGCTGCAAGTCACAAGATTTGAGCAACATGATCCGAATTAGCAAAAACGTTGCCCTTTTGACACCTCTTCTGGGCCTCACCTGGGGGTTTGGATTAGCAATAATCATTGATAGTCACTCTCTGGCATTCCATGTTACGTTCGCACTACTGAACGCCTTCCAG
- the LOC121068789 gene encoding adhesion G-protein coupled receptor F2-like isoform X1, with protein sequence MDVRVAHCLLLWAVHFFPAAPRVAPRVLSKESKTGNLQDGCRNLIPCEVSGAICIQPCSPSFHGEMSFVCKDRKWQMFIDACANLDVQSLFQRISEREPLPSSGGHVSVAGGHLPFVGAGKPVHGKPGDEAKHFGADDHGNSNCQADFSCIIPDILSSPAIPGNIADIVELLQNISLMLSENVNRGKMQSYSRIANHILNSSIISNWAFVRDRNASSTLLDSVNLFAGKLLLRNGSESIQEHFISTKGYSIYKNTSGKNFDFSMELNKTSNISGHVVIPEEELLKLPKTSKAISIAFPTLGAIIETSRLDPVFVNGMVLSVSLPEELQHILLTFEKVNKLENVKAQCVGWHSAERRWDSKACKMKSDNISSVVCMCKHHRRTFKSFSILMSPTMLRNVVLDYITCVGLGLSIFSLVLCLTIETVVWHHVTKTEITYMRHFCLVNIATSLLTADILFIVAAIVHNTALNYRLCVAATFFLHFFYLALFFWMFTLGLLILYGLLLVFFTITRSAFIATAFSIGYGCPLLISILTVAITEPKNGYLRSGACWLNWYETKALLAFVVPALGIIVVNLAVVVVVVVKMGRPSIGDGCKSQDLSNMIRISKNVALLTPLLGLTWGFGLAIIIDSHSLAFHVTFALLNAFQVNPASLGIVPSQTLTLGKGSRSKRGWQHVLCLKSRLSLHLIYLMQ encoded by the exons ATGGATGTGAGGGTGGCCCACTGCCTGCTCCTTTGGGCTGTGCACTTCTTCCCGGCTGCACCACGCGTTGCTCCCAGG GTTCTCAGCAAGGAGTCAAAGACTGGTAATCTGCAAG atggGTGTAGAAATCTGATTCCCTGTGAAGTTAGTGGAGCTATCTGTATTCAGCCTTGTTCTCCCTCCTTCCATGGAGAGATGAGTTTTGTCTGCAAAGATAGAAAGTGGCAAATGTTCATAGATGCCTGTGCAAATCTGGATGTTCAGTCACTTTTTCAG aGGATTTCTGAACGTGAACCTCTTCCAAGTTCTGGAGGACATGTTAGTGTTGCTGGAGGACACCTGCCCTTTGTAGGAGCAGGAAAGCCAGTGCACGGGAAGCCAGGAgatgaagcaaaacattttggtgCTGATGACCATGGGAATAGCAACTGCCAAGCTGATTTTTCATGCATCATCCCAGATATCCTGTCTTCACCAGCAATTCCAGGAAACATTGCTGATATAGTGGAATTGCTACAGAATATTTCCCTGATGTTGTCAGAAAATGTCAATAGAGGAAAAATGCAG agTTACAGCAGGATAGCAAACCATATTCTGAACAGCTCCATCATTTCCAACTGGGCTTTTGTCAGAGACAGAAATGCCAGTTCAACATTACTGGACTCAGTGAACTTATTTGCTGGGAAACTTCTTCTAAGGAATGGGTCGGAAAGTATACAGGAACACTTCATCTCTACTAAAGGCTAcagcatatataaaaatacttcagggaAGAACTTTGATTTTTCTATGGAGTTGAATAAGACAAGCAATATAAGTGGGCACGTGGTCATTCCAGAAGAAGAACTTTTGAAGTTACCTAAGACTTCCAAAGCAATCAGCATTGCATTTCCCACACTTGGAGCCATTATAGAAACCAGCCGCTTGGACCCTGTTTTTGTGAACGGAATGGTTTTATCTGTGTCTCTTCCAGAAGAGCTTCAGCATATTTTGCTCACCTTTGAAAAGGTGAATAAACTGGAGAATGTCAAGGCTCAGTGCGTTGGATGGCACTCTGCTGAGAGGAGATGGGATAGCAAGGCATGTAAAATGAAGTCAGACAACATCAGCAGTGTTGTTTGTATGTGCAAGCACCACCGCCGGACGTTCAAATCCTTCTCCATTTTGATGTCCCCCACCATGCTGCGAAATGTGGTGTTGGATTACATTACATGTGTGGGGTTAGGCCTTTCTATTTTCAGCTTGGTTCTGTGCCTTACCATTGAGACTGTTGTCTGGCATCACGTTACAAAAACTGAGATAACCTACATGCGCCATTTTTGTTTGGTGAACATAGCTACGTCACTTCTTACTGCTGATATTTTATTCATTGTAGCAGCTATTGTGCACAACACAGCCCTGAACTACCGGCTGTGTGTAGCAGccacttttttccttcactttttctatcttgccttgtttttttgGATGTTTACCCTGGGTCTCTTGATTCTCTATGGATTGTTATTAGTTTTTTTTACGATAACAAGATCTGCGTTCATAGCTACAGCATTCTCTATTGGATATGGATGTCCATTGCTCATATCTATCCTCACTGTTGCTATTACTGAACCTAAAAATGGATATTTAAGGAGTGGAGCCTGCTGGCTCAACTGGTATGAGACGAAAGCCCTTTTGGCCTTTGTCGTACCTGCTCTGGGCATCATTGTTGTCAATTtggcagtggtggtggtggttgtggtgAAGATGGGAAGACCCTCTATTGGAGATGGCTGCAAGTCACAAGATTTGAGCAACATGATCCGAATTAGCAAAAACGTTGCCCTTTTGACACCTCTTCTGGGCCTCACCTGGGGGTTTGGATTAGCAATAATCATTGATAGTCACTCTCTGGCATTCCATGTTACGTTCGCACTACTGAACGCCTTCCAGGTAAACCCAGCAAGTCTGGGCATAGTGCCCTCTCAAACTTTGACCctgggaaaaggcagcagatCAAAGAGGGGCTGGCAGCATGTGCTGTGCTTGAAAAGCAGGCTTTCCTTGCATCTTATCTATTTAATGCAGTAG